Below is a window of Vibrio fortis DNA.
CTCCTCAAAGCCTAGAATGCCTTGTAGTTCGTTCTCAGATGCTTCTTTTAGCAGAGCGTTTACTTCTTCTGCTGTTGTGTCTTGCTTCACTTCGAAGATGATGTCAGTCAGAGACGCATTCGCTAGCGGTACACGCACCGCGTGGCCATTGATGCGGTTTTCTAGTTCAGGGAAAATCTCAACAATCGCCTTAGCAGAGCCGGTGGTTGTCGGGATTAGACTCATGCCACAAGCACGTGCACGACGTAGGTCTTTGTGCGGCGCGTCTAAAATCGTTTGTGTATTGGTAAGATCGTGAATCGTGGTGAAAGACGCGTTTTCGATACCCAGCTTCTCGTTGATCACTTTCACTACAGGTGCAATACAGTTTGTTGTACAAGACGCTGCCGTCACGATCTTGTGTACTGCTGGATCGAAGATATCATCGTTGATACCAACCACGATGTTCGCTACGCCGTCTTCTTTCACTGGTGCAGAAACCACAACGCGCTTCACGCCTTGCTC
It encodes the following:
- a CDS encoding ArsJ-associated glyceraldehyde-3-phosphate dehydrogenase — encoded protein: MTVKVGINGFGRIGRLALRAAFDWEELEFVQINDVAGDTATLAHLLEFDSVQGRFHHEVTAEGDEMIINGQRIKTTQECDIDAIDWSGCDVVIEATGVHRAGKFLNKYLEQGVKRVVVSAPVKEDGVANIVVGINDDIFDPAVHKIVTAASCTTNCIAPVVKVINEKLGIENASFTTIHDLTNTQTILDAPHKDLRRARACGMSLIPTTTGSAKAIVEIFPELENRINGHAVRVPLANASLTDIIFEVKQDTTAEEVNALLKEASENELQGILGFEERPLVSIDYKGDQRSTIVDALSTMLVGKRMVKIYAWYDNEMGYATRTAELVRNVGLAK